In Streptomyces qaidamensis, one DNA window encodes the following:
- a CDS encoding acyl-CoA carboxylase subunit beta — protein sequence MTASGPGGTATHTPGGTAERVADLELHRERAVAPGGPRRRGEFSARERIDRLVDKGSFTETGLFVRARPAGHDARRPYGDGVVTGYGTVDGRQVCVFAQDSTVFGGSMGEAFGEKTVALMELALKTGCPVIGLNDSGGARIQEGVASLALYAELVRRNVKASGVIPQISVVLGPCAGGAAYSPAITDFTVMVDGASHMFVTGPDVIETVTGERTTAEELGGARTSNTVNGNAHFLAADEEDALDTVRDLLSYLPANNLERPPEYAPGSAAPGAGLDEVVPDRLGEAYDMRDILHAVVDDGELLPVQELFAPNIICALARMEGRSVGVVANQPLHAAGVLDIDASEKAARFVRFCDAFGIPLLTFADVPGYLSGVRQEQAGIIRRGAKLLYAYAEATVPKVTVVVRKAYGGGYAVMGSKHLGADVNLAWPTARIAVMGAEGAVGVLHRRELAASDDPEALRARLLAAYERTHGTPYLAAERGYVDAVIAPRETREQVCRALRALRGKRAPMPERRHGNIPL from the coding sequence GTGACAGCATCCGGTCCGGGTGGGACGGCGACGCACACGCCCGGGGGCACCGCGGAGCGCGTCGCCGACCTGGAGCTCCACCGGGAGCGGGCGGTGGCCCCGGGCGGGCCGCGCAGACGCGGGGAGTTCTCCGCCCGGGAGCGGATCGACCGGCTCGTGGACAAGGGCTCCTTCACCGAGACCGGCCTGTTCGTCCGGGCCCGGCCCGCCGGGCACGACGCCCGCCGCCCCTACGGCGACGGGGTGGTCACCGGGTACGGCACGGTCGACGGCCGCCAGGTGTGCGTGTTCGCGCAGGACTCCACGGTCTTCGGCGGCAGCATGGGCGAGGCCTTCGGCGAGAAGACCGTCGCCCTGATGGAGCTGGCCCTGAAGACCGGCTGCCCGGTGATCGGCCTGAACGACTCCGGCGGGGCCCGCATCCAGGAGGGCGTCGCCTCGCTCGCCCTCTACGCCGAGCTGGTGCGCCGCAACGTCAAGGCGTCCGGGGTGATCCCGCAGATCTCGGTCGTCCTCGGCCCGTGCGCGGGCGGCGCCGCGTACTCACCGGCGATCACCGACTTCACGGTGATGGTGGACGGCGCCTCGCACATGTTCGTCACCGGCCCCGACGTCATCGAGACGGTCACGGGCGAGCGCACCACCGCCGAGGAGCTGGGCGGCGCCCGCACCAGCAACACCGTCAACGGCAACGCCCACTTCCTGGCCGCCGACGAGGAGGACGCCCTCGACACCGTCCGCGACCTGCTGTCCTACCTGCCGGCCAACAATCTGGAACGGCCTCCGGAGTACGCCCCCGGGAGCGCCGCGCCCGGCGCGGGGCTCGACGAGGTCGTCCCGGACCGGCTCGGCGAGGCCTACGACATGCGGGACATCCTGCACGCGGTCGTCGACGACGGTGAACTGCTGCCGGTGCAGGAGCTGTTCGCGCCGAACATCATCTGCGCCCTGGCCCGGATGGAGGGCCGCTCGGTGGGCGTCGTCGCCAATCAGCCGCTGCACGCCGCCGGGGTCCTCGACATCGACGCGTCCGAGAAGGCGGCCCGGTTCGTACGGTTCTGCGACGCGTTCGGCATCCCGCTGCTGACCTTCGCCGACGTGCCCGGATATCTGTCCGGGGTGCGGCAGGAGCAGGCCGGCATCATCCGGCGGGGCGCGAAACTGCTGTACGCCTACGCCGAGGCCACCGTCCCCAAGGTCACGGTCGTGGTGCGCAAGGCGTACGGCGGCGGCTATGCGGTGATGGGCTCCAAGCACCTGGGTGCCGACGTCAATCTCGCCTGGCCCACCGCCCGGATCGCCGTGATGGGCGCCGAGGGGGCCGTGGGCGTCCTGCACCGGCGCGAACTCGCCGCATCCGACGATCCGGAGGCGCTGCGCGCCCGCCTCCTCGCCGCGTACGAACGCACCCACGGCACCCCGTACCTCGCCGCCGAGCGCGGCTATGTCGACGCCGTCATCGCGCCGCGCGAGACGCGGGAGCAGGTCTGCCGCGCCCTGCGCGCGCTGCGCGGCAAACGCGCCCCCATGCCGGAACGCCGGCACGGCAACATCCCCCTCTGA
- a CDS encoding aldo/keto reductase — protein sequence MHSRRIGDVEVSAIGLGAMPMSIEGRPDEERSLATIHAALDAGVTLIDTADAYHRDADEVGHNETLIAKALASHDRGGDVLVATKGGHLRPGDGSWTLDGSPRHLKAACEESLRRLGVEAIGLYQFHRPDPRVPYAESVGAIRDLLDEGKIRMAGISNANPEQIRQANEILGGRLVSVQNQFSPAFRSSEPELRLCDELGVAFLPWSPLGGISKAGELGSGHAPFARIAEARGVSPQRVCLAWMLAKSPVVVPIPGASRPETIRDSLAATDLALTAEELAELDAA from the coding sequence ATGCACAGCCGCCGCATCGGTGACGTCGAGGTCAGCGCGATCGGCCTGGGCGCGATGCCCATGTCCATCGAGGGACGACCGGACGAGGAACGTTCCCTCGCCACCATCCACGCCGCACTCGACGCCGGTGTGACCCTGATCGACACCGCGGACGCCTACCACCGCGACGCCGACGAGGTCGGCCACAACGAAACCCTGATCGCCAAGGCCCTCGCCTCCCACGACCGCGGCGGTGACGTCCTGGTCGCCACCAAGGGCGGCCACCTCCGCCCCGGCGACGGCAGCTGGACGCTCGACGGCAGTCCCCGCCACCTCAAGGCGGCCTGTGAGGAGTCCCTGCGCCGGCTCGGCGTCGAGGCCATCGGCCTCTACCAGTTCCACCGACCCGACCCGCGCGTCCCCTACGCCGAGTCCGTCGGCGCGATCCGGGACCTGCTCGACGAGGGCAAGATCCGCATGGCCGGCATCTCGAACGCGAACCCGGAGCAGATCCGGCAGGCCAATGAGATCCTCGGCGGGCGCCTGGTCTCCGTGCAGAACCAGTTCTCCCCGGCCTTCCGCTCCAGCGAGCCGGAACTGCGCCTGTGCGACGAACTCGGCGTCGCGTTCCTGCCCTGGAGCCCCCTCGGCGGGATCTCGAAGGCCGGTGAACTCGGCTCGGGCCACGCCCCCTTCGCCCGGATCGCCGAGGCACGCGGCGTGAGCCCGCAGCGCGTGTGTCTGGCCTGGATGCTCGCCAAGTCGCCGGTGGTCGTCCCGATCCCGGGCGCCAGCCGGCCCGAGACCATCCGCGACTCGCTCGCCGCCACCGACCTGGCCCTGACCGCCGAGGAGCTGGCGGAGCTGGACGCCGCCTGA
- a CDS encoding DUF5133 domain-containing protein — MLVPDRKIVRELLTRYASLRIAQSERHVPKAARELEDVSYTLCVMMGTSDISDAIAKADVLLLTEGRPHAADADGENGLTLVG, encoded by the coding sequence GTGCTTGTACCGGACCGGAAGATCGTCAGGGAGTTGCTGACGCGGTACGCGTCGCTGAGGATCGCTCAGTCGGAGAGGCACGTGCCGAAGGCGGCACGCGAGCTGGAGGACGTCAGCTACACGCTGTGCGTGATGATGGGGACGTCCGACATCAGTGACGCCATCGCCAAGGCGGATGTCCTGCTGCTCACCGAAGGGCGGCCGCACGCCGCCGACGCGGACGGGGAGAACGGCCTGACGCTGGTCGGCTGA
- a CDS encoding GlxA family transcriptional regulator, protein MHSVAILVLDGVVPFDMAAPQQTFAWTHLPDGRPAYRVRLCAETPEVRADGGFTLRIERGLEALAEADTVIVPGCSPEAAPPSARVLAALREAAEAGTRIASVCVGAFVLAEAGLLDGLRATTHWVAAGELAQRFPRVEVKPDVLYVDNGQILTSAGAAAALDLCLHMIRRDLGSAVAANIARMSVMPLEREGGQAQFIVHEHPPVPRGSALEPVLEWIEDHLAHEVTLGALAARAGMSERTFSRRFREQTGTTPLQWLLRARVRRAQYLLENSDHSVERIARQAGFGSPTAFRERFRKVVGTTPYAYRTAFHGRTNASAAPS, encoded by the coding sequence ATGCACTCTGTGGCGATCCTGGTCCTCGACGGAGTCGTGCCCTTCGACATGGCGGCGCCCCAGCAGACGTTCGCCTGGACACATCTGCCGGACGGGCGGCCCGCCTACCGGGTCCGGTTGTGCGCCGAGACGCCCGAGGTGCGCGCGGACGGCGGCTTCACCCTGCGGATCGAGCGGGGGCTGGAGGCGCTGGCGGAGGCGGACACCGTCATCGTGCCCGGCTGCTCCCCCGAGGCTGCGCCGCCGTCCGCCCGGGTGCTGGCGGCTCTGCGGGAGGCGGCCGAGGCCGGGACCCGGATCGCGTCGGTGTGCGTGGGGGCCTTCGTGCTGGCGGAGGCCGGGCTGCTGGACGGGCTGCGCGCCACCACGCACTGGGTGGCCGCCGGCGAACTGGCCCAGCGCTTCCCTCGGGTCGAGGTGAAGCCGGACGTGCTGTACGTCGACAACGGGCAGATCCTCACCTCGGCCGGTGCGGCCGCGGCGCTGGATCTGTGCCTGCACATGATCCGGCGGGACCTGGGGTCGGCCGTCGCCGCGAACATCGCCCGCATGTCGGTCATGCCGCTGGAACGGGAGGGCGGGCAGGCCCAGTTCATCGTGCACGAGCATCCACCCGTGCCCCGGGGCTCCGCGCTCGAACCGGTGCTGGAGTGGATCGAGGACCATCTCGCGCACGAGGTGACGCTGGGCGCGCTGGCGGCGCGGGCGGGAATGAGCGAGCGGACCTTCAGCCGCCGCTTCCGCGAGCAGACCGGCACCACACCGCTGCAGTGGCTGCTGCGGGCGCGGGTGCGGCGCGCCCAGTACCTGCTGGAGAACTCCGACCACTCCGTCGAACGGATCGCGCGCCAGGCTGGATTCGGCTCGCCGACCGCGTTCCGGGAGCGGTTCCGCAAAGTGGTCGGCACCACGCCGTACGCCTACCGCACGGCGTTCCACGGGCGGACGAACGCCTCGGCGGCCCCTTCCTAG
- a CDS encoding DUF2269 family protein, producing the protein MTKILLSLHVLAAIIAIGPVTVAASMFPPAVRQAAPAGVGTAALLHRICRVYAKVGLTVPLLGFATAAAMGVLGSGWLVTSIALTAAAAGILIAFVLPRQEELLGRLKDEQAVDRRSTARLAMFTGVFNLLWATVTVLMIVRPGSTTGA; encoded by the coding sequence GTGACCAAGATCCTGCTGTCCCTCCATGTCCTGGCCGCCATCATCGCCATCGGTCCCGTGACCGTCGCGGCCAGCATGTTCCCGCCCGCCGTGCGCCAGGCGGCTCCCGCCGGCGTCGGAACGGCAGCGCTCCTGCACCGCATCTGCCGCGTCTACGCCAAGGTCGGACTCACCGTCCCCCTCCTCGGGTTCGCCACCGCGGCCGCGATGGGCGTCCTCGGCAGCGGATGGCTCGTCACCTCCATCGCCCTCACCGCCGCTGCCGCCGGCATCCTGATCGCCTTCGTCCTGCCCCGCCAGGAGGAACTCCTCGGCCGGCTGAAGGACGAGCAGGCCGTCGACCGGCGGAGCACCGCCCGACTGGCCATGTTCACCGGCGTGTTCAACCTGCTGTGGGCCACGGTCACCGTCCTGATGATCGTCCGGCCGGGTTCCACCACGGGAGCCTGA
- the tgmB gene encoding ATP-grasp ribosomal peptide maturase, with translation MTVLILTSEEDVTADMVVVHLNATGVPVVRVDPADLTGGVSLSGEFVHGRFRGHLSAGGRLVSIGGLRSVWVRRPGVPAARAAQPSAWLTEEAAQALYGMLRGSDARWMNHPDAARRARHKPWQLRLAQRCGLPVPATLITTFPRAAREFAERYPELVVKPVSGAHPQDPPRAVPTSRVAPETDFSAVAFGPTLLQRRITKRADIRLTVVGERMLAARKTTAEDADPDEVDVRFAAPGSPWRPVDVPSCIAPGVLSYLREAELAYGAFDFVEDSDGTWWFLECNQSGQFGFVEVETAQPIARTIAEWLARPVPVQPLHINGANTTLR, from the coding sequence ATGACCGTACTGATCCTCACCTCTGAGGAGGACGTCACCGCGGACATGGTCGTCGTGCATCTGAACGCGACGGGGGTTCCGGTGGTCCGGGTCGATCCCGCGGACCTGACCGGTGGTGTTTCGTTGTCGGGGGAGTTCGTGCACGGCCGGTTCCGCGGCCATCTGTCCGCCGGGGGGCGGCTGGTGAGCATCGGGGGGCTCCGGTCCGTGTGGGTGCGCCGGCCCGGCGTCCCGGCCGCGCGGGCGGCCCAGCCGTCCGCATGGCTGACCGAGGAGGCCGCCCAGGCGCTCTACGGCATGCTGCGGGGCTCGGACGCGCGCTGGATGAACCATCCCGACGCGGCGCGCCGGGCCCGGCACAAGCCGTGGCAGCTGCGCCTGGCCCAGAGATGCGGCCTGCCCGTGCCCGCGACGCTGATCACGACCTTCCCGCGCGCCGCCCGCGAGTTCGCGGAGCGCTACCCGGAGCTGGTGGTCAAGCCGGTGTCGGGCGCGCATCCGCAGGACCCGCCCCGGGCGGTGCCGACCAGCCGGGTCGCGCCGGAGACGGACTTCTCCGCCGTAGCGTTCGGGCCCACGCTGCTGCAGCGGCGGATCACCAAGCGGGCCGACATCCGGCTCACCGTCGTGGGCGAGCGGATGCTGGCCGCCCGCAAGACGACCGCCGAGGACGCGGACCCGGACGAGGTGGACGTGCGGTTCGCCGCGCCCGGCTCGCCGTGGCGTCCCGTCGACGTGCCGTCCTGCATCGCGCCGGGGGTCCTGTCCTATCTGCGTGAGGCGGAACTGGCCTACGGGGCTTTCGACTTCGTGGAGGACTCCGACGGGACCTGGTGGTTCCTGGAGTGCAACCAGTCGGGGCAGTTCGGGTTCGTCGAGGTGGAGACGGCTCAGCCGATCGCCCGGACCATCGCCGAGTGGCTGGCCCGGCCCGTTCCGGTCCAGCCGTTGCACATCAACGGGGCGAACACGACGCTCCGTTGA
- the tgmA gene encoding putative ATP-grasp-modified RiPP encodes MQPFALNYARPAVDLEAAIPYVYDAGLQLNVLRDGRVAASDFALLREFGTTTSTAGSKTHFDD; translated from the coding sequence ATGCAACCGTTCGCGCTCAACTACGCGCGCCCGGCAGTGGATTTGGAAGCTGCCATTCCGTACGTGTACGACGCCGGACTGCAGTTGAACGTGCTCCGCGACGGACGGGTCGCGGCCTCCGACTTCGCCCTGTTGAGAGAGTTCGGCACCACGACGTCCACCGCCGGCTCCAAGACGCACTTCGACGACTGA
- a CDS encoding YkvA family protein, whose protein sequence is MDTNTKMIILAAVLAAVVLVFALVVLVRLVRTRRELRRAGLPTGPRWVFWGAVLYLVLPTDLVPDPVYLDDIGVLLLALRTVRGSLGERERSTAHRPDRQPANNYGK, encoded by the coding sequence GTGGATACGAACACAAAGATGATCATTCTGGCCGCGGTTCTCGCGGCCGTCGTCCTCGTCTTCGCCCTCGTCGTCCTGGTGCGGCTGGTACGGACCCGGCGCGAGTTGAGGCGCGCGGGGCTCCCTACGGGCCCGCGCTGGGTCTTCTGGGGCGCGGTGCTCTATCTGGTGCTGCCCACCGACCTGGTGCCCGATCCGGTGTACCTGGACGACATCGGCGTCCTGCTGCTCGCTCTGCGCACTGTCCGCGGCTCCCTCGGCGAACGGGAGCGCAGTACGGCGCACCGGCCGGACCGGCAACCGGCAAATAACTACGGAAAGTAA
- a CDS encoding xanthine dehydrogenase family protein molybdopterin-binding subunit, with product MTGSVGAPAERREGRAKVSGTARYAGEFRSPGRAQAWPVPAGVARGRVTGVDTAAALAVPGVLAVLTHQNAPRLAEADDPTLALLQNARVPHRGWFVALVVAETLEAARAGAAAVRVTYDAEEHDATLTASHPGVYVPEEANGGHPAVREQGDPDGAFGSADARVDVAYRVPPLHNHPMEPHTSTARWEDGRLTVHTSSQGTGAVRAVLAGLFGLPEERIVVTAEHVGGGFGSKGTPRPDVVLAAMAARETGRPVTVALPRRFLPAVVGHRAPTLHRLRLGADADGRLASLTHEVTTHTSRIKEFVEQAAVPARVMYAAPHSRTVHRVAALDVPSPSWMRAPGEAPGMYALESAMDELATELGMDPVELRIRNEPDVEPDSGRPFSSRHLVDCLREGARRFGWAGRDPRPGVRREGPVLLGTGVAAATYPVMVGPSTATARALPDGSFLVRINATDIGTGARTVLAQVGADALGVPLERVRIEVGSTELPSAPLAGSSSGTASWGWAVHDACAGLARRLAGHVGPLPGQGLDHRADTTGAADAESDFARHAFGAHFAEVSVDTVTGEVRVGRLLGVYAAGRILNARTARSQFVGGMTMGLGMALTEGSTMDAAFGDFTESDLASYHVPVHADVAGIEAHWLDEKDSRLNPMGSKGIGEIGIVGTAAAIGNAVHHATGVRLRELPLTPDRVLTGLLDRRT from the coding sequence ATGACCGGCAGTGTGGGCGCCCCCGCCGAGCGCCGGGAGGGACGGGCGAAGGTCAGCGGCACCGCCCGCTACGCCGGCGAGTTCCGCTCCCCCGGCCGGGCCCAGGCATGGCCGGTGCCGGCGGGTGTGGCCCGGGGCCGGGTGACCGGTGTCGACACGGCGGCCGCCCTGGCCGTGCCCGGAGTCCTCGCCGTCCTCACCCACCAGAACGCGCCGCGGCTCGCGGAAGCGGACGATCCCACACTCGCCCTGCTGCAGAACGCGCGGGTGCCGCACCGCGGCTGGTTCGTGGCCCTCGTGGTGGCGGAGACCCTGGAGGCGGCCCGGGCCGGTGCCGCCGCCGTCCGCGTCACCTACGACGCCGAAGAGCACGACGCGACCCTCACGGCCTCGCATCCGGGTGTGTACGTGCCCGAAGAGGCCAACGGCGGTCATCCGGCCGTCCGTGAACAGGGCGACCCCGACGGGGCGTTCGGTTCCGCGGATGCCCGGGTGGACGTCGCGTACCGGGTGCCGCCGCTGCACAACCACCCCATGGAGCCGCACACCAGCACCGCCCGGTGGGAGGACGGCCGGCTCACCGTGCACACCTCCAGCCAGGGCACCGGTGCCGTGCGGGCGGTGCTAGCCGGGCTGTTCGGCCTGCCCGAGGAGCGGATCGTCGTCACCGCCGAGCACGTCGGCGGCGGCTTCGGGTCCAAGGGCACGCCGCGTCCGGACGTGGTGCTCGCGGCCATGGCGGCACGTGAGACGGGGCGGCCGGTGACGGTGGCGCTGCCCCGCCGCTTCCTGCCCGCCGTCGTCGGGCACCGCGCGCCGACCCTGCACCGGCTGCGGCTCGGGGCCGATGCGGACGGCCGTCTCGCGTCCCTCACGCACGAGGTCACCACGCACACCTCCCGCATCAAGGAGTTCGTGGAGCAGGCGGCGGTGCCCGCGCGGGTGATGTACGCCGCGCCCCACAGCCGTACGGTGCACCGGGTCGCGGCGCTGGACGTGCCGTCCCCGTCGTGGATGAGGGCGCCGGGCGAGGCGCCGGGCATGTACGCCCTGGAGTCCGCCATGGACGAACTCGCCACCGAACTCGGCATGGATCCGGTCGAGTTGCGCATCCGCAACGAACCGGACGTCGAGCCCGACAGCGGCAGGCCGTTCAGCAGCAGGCATCTGGTCGACTGTCTGCGTGAGGGCGCCCGGCGCTTCGGATGGGCCGGGCGTGATCCCCGCCCGGGCGTCCGCCGGGAAGGCCCCGTGCTGCTGGGGACGGGTGTGGCGGCGGCGACGTATCCCGTCATGGTGGGCCCGTCCACGGCGACGGCGCGCGCACTGCCGGACGGGTCGTTCCTGGTGCGGATCAACGCCACCGACATCGGGACGGGCGCCCGGACCGTGCTCGCGCAGGTCGGCGCCGACGCCCTCGGGGTGCCGCTGGAGCGGGTGCGGATCGAGGTCGGCAGCACGGAACTCCCGTCTGCGCCGCTGGCCGGCAGCTCGTCCGGGACCGCCTCCTGGGGCTGGGCGGTGCACGACGCCTGCGCCGGACTGGCCCGGCGGCTGGCCGGGCACGTGGGGCCGCTGCCCGGCCAGGGCCTCGACCACCGCGCCGACACGACGGGAGCAGCGGACGCCGAGAGTGACTTCGCGCGGCACGCCTTCGGGGCGCACTTCGCCGAGGTCTCCGTGGACACGGTCACCGGGGAGGTCCGCGTGGGCCGGCTCCTCGGGGTGTACGCGGCGGGCCGCATCCTCAACGCCCGTACGGCGCGTTCACAGTTCGTCGGCGGCATGACGATGGGGCTGGGCATGGCGCTGACCGAGGGCAGCACCATGGACGCCGCGTTCGGCGACTTCACCGAGTCGGACCTGGCGTCGTACCACGTGCCCGTGCACGCCGACGTCGCCGGGATCGAGGCGCACTGGCTCGACGAGAAGGATTCCCGTCTCAACCCCATGGGCAGCAAGGGGATCGGGGAGATCGGCATCGTCGGGACGGCCGCGGCGATCGGCAACGCGGTGCACCACGCCACGGGCGTCCGCCTCCGAGAGCTCCCGCTCACCCCGGACCGGGTGCTGACCGGGCTGCTCGACCGCCGGACCTGA
- a CDS encoding FAD binding domain-containing protein, with product MKEFAYVRAGSVEEATSAYASHAGARYLGGGTNLVDLMKLGVEAPAALIDVTRLPLDTVEEMPGGALRVGAMVRNSDLAAHPLVRDRYPALSQAVLAGASGQLRNAATTGGNLLQRTRCPYFQDLSKPCNKREPGSGCGARDGVHRDHAVLGHSAHCIATHPSDMAVALTALGGRVELVGPEGARSVAAAEFHRLPGDRPEQDTEIRPGELVTGVVLPAVAAGLPSAYRKARDRASYAFALASVAVVLRLEDGVVGHAGLAFGALAHRPWRARRAEEALLGAAPTRAAFEHAVGLELAAAQPLRDNAYKVPLARNLAVDVLSRLTDTALTGRAS from the coding sequence GTGAAGGAGTTCGCCTACGTCCGCGCCGGCAGCGTCGAGGAGGCGACCTCCGCGTACGCCTCCCACGCCGGAGCGCGGTACCTCGGGGGCGGCACGAACCTCGTCGACCTGATGAAGCTCGGCGTCGAGGCCCCCGCCGCCCTGATCGACGTCACCCGGCTGCCCCTGGACACGGTCGAGGAAATGCCCGGAGGTGCGCTGCGCGTCGGGGCGATGGTCCGCAACAGCGACCTCGCCGCCCACCCTCTCGTCCGCGACCGGTATCCGGCGCTGTCGCAGGCCGTGCTCGCCGGTGCCTCCGGGCAGTTGCGCAACGCGGCGACGACCGGCGGGAACCTGCTCCAGCGCACCCGGTGCCCGTACTTCCAGGACCTGTCGAAGCCGTGCAACAAGCGCGAGCCGGGCAGCGGCTGCGGAGCGCGGGACGGCGTCCACCGCGACCACGCGGTGCTCGGGCACTCCGCGCACTGCATCGCCACCCACCCTTCGGACATGGCGGTGGCACTCACCGCCCTCGGCGGGCGTGTCGAGCTGGTCGGACCCGAGGGGGCCCGCAGTGTCGCGGCGGCGGAATTCCACCGGCTGCCCGGGGACCGGCCCGAGCAGGACACCGAGATCCGTCCGGGCGAACTGGTCACCGGCGTGGTGCTCCCGGCTGTCGCGGCCGGGCTGCCGTCGGCGTACCGCAAAGCCCGCGACCGGGCCTCGTACGCCTTCGCCCTGGCGTCCGTCGCGGTCGTGCTGCGCCTGGAGGACGGTGTGGTCGGGCACGCGGGGCTCGCCTTCGGGGCGCTGGCGCACCGGCCCTGGCGCGCACGGCGGGCGGAGGAGGCGCTGCTGGGCGCGGCTCCCACCCGGGCCGCGTTCGAGCACGCCGTCGGTCTCGAACTGGCCGCCGCGCAGCCGCTGCGGGACAACGCCTACAAGGTCCCGCTCGCCCGCAACCTCGCCGTGGACGTGCTGTCCCGGCTCACGGACACCGCGCTCACCGGGAGGGCCTCATGA
- a CDS encoding (2Fe-2S)-binding protein, whose translation MGNLQHHSQTTLRVNGKPHTLIVDHRRVLLDLLREDLDLTGAKKGCDHGQCGACTVLVDGRRVNSCLLFAVALDGCEVTTVEGLSGDGEEPHPLQQAFLERDAFQCGYCTPGQICSAAGVLAEAAAGHPSHVTDPAAPSGEPVPLDREEIRERLSGNLCRCGAYPRIAEAVEDVIP comes from the coding sequence ATGGGCAACCTCCAGCACCACTCGCAGACCACGCTCCGCGTCAACGGCAAACCCCACACCCTCATCGTCGACCACCGCCGGGTTCTGCTGGACCTCCTGCGGGAGGACCTCGACCTCACGGGCGCCAAGAAGGGTTGTGACCACGGCCAGTGCGGAGCCTGCACGGTCCTGGTCGACGGGCGGCGCGTCAACAGCTGTCTGCTGTTCGCGGTCGCGCTGGACGGCTGCGAGGTCACCACCGTCGAGGGTCTCTCCGGGGACGGGGAGGAACCGCATCCCCTGCAACAAGCCTTCCTGGAACGCGACGCGTTCCAGTGCGGCTACTGCACCCCGGGCCAGATCTGCTCCGCTGCCGGTGTGCTCGCCGAGGCCGCGGCCGGCCACCCCTCGCACGTCACCGACCCGGCGGCGCCCTCGGGCGAGCCGGTGCCGCTGGACCGGGAGGAGATCCGGGAACGGCTGAGCGGCAACCTGTGCCGGTGCGGTGCGTATCCGCGTATCGCCGAGGCCGTGGAGGACGTGATCCCGTGA
- a CDS encoding ATP-binding protein, giving the protein MSVKAMGWAHSFRMSEGVRAGREWTRRRLESMPWAAAEPDTVDAIVLAVSELITNAHIHAHSDAHLVLTWDGDCLHVSVHDEDPTLPRQREPEPGEVSGRGVAIVSKLADEWGMRCQRHGKTVTACFRPADPDPDPDPDPGAGEARS; this is encoded by the coding sequence GTGTCGGTGAAGGCGATGGGCTGGGCGCATTCGTTCCGGATGTCCGAAGGCGTACGCGCAGGACGGGAGTGGACACGCAGGCGTCTTGAGTCCATGCCCTGGGCCGCTGCCGAGCCGGACACGGTGGACGCCATCGTGCTGGCGGTGTCGGAGCTGATCACCAACGCGCACATCCACGCGCACAGCGACGCGCACCTCGTCCTGACCTGGGACGGCGACTGCCTCCATGTCAGCGTCCACGACGAGGACCCGACACTGCCGCGCCAGCGCGAACCGGAGCCGGGCGAGGTCTCGGGCCGCGGGGTGGCGATCGTGAGCAAGCTCGCCGACGAGTGGGGGATGAGGTGCCAGCGGCACGGCAAGACGGTGACGGCATGCTTCCGTCCCGCCGACCCCGACCCCGACCCCGACCCCGACCCCGGTGCCGGTGAGGCCCGCTCCTGA